One genomic window of Verrucomicrobiia bacterium includes the following:
- a CDS encoding DNA repair ATPase — MATEQTAGSDGQDVLERGTYEILRQRLEGQGAELRRRLEGLNAARQEVFGSIPTTLLATERLTTRNNCVPRDMFPIGNRRFLFGYNVQFGLRTEIQLEDVFGLYELRDRQFHELPLDTLRVGEFEGQFRDLYKYYKESVFKRFSRVGPHLFMVFRVGKSLSDIKTFKWVCADGRLEYLGNRSDHEYRYPPQHEFEWRRTHRELHRAGLHPHIAIEDTLFVECVGGDLTIKVEDNTASGEGIYSEPVENADQTLDDAEFHYARVGSLLLLKVRPYQERAWRHFVFNRRMQEVRRIDALGDACVLLPDDQGIVFPGGYYLQSGESKGFETGLSDMHFDRRIAAPNGEDHLYVFHQRESGRYLLMSYNAIAQRIESPTVCQGFSTFENGEMAILRADPAPQKHHVVQIWQTPYAASDWQPPVRGDSFLQRIGNPELVRALAEGQELLTLIGRRDTYADLYLDLVKRSGDMADAYFWLGREDTFDLRSVVGEIRETASAALAEFEKVVRIRRATAAEVARLERESGALFERLATTAAARIEYFVEGLAGLRGLRGDLIAARELRYADTGQLAALEERVTTRAEELARETVGFLLGEEALRPYAERIEALSGAVEQLGRVREAKETEAEVQGIAGGLETLLEVMGQLKIDDATQATAIVDRISGLYAGLNRVRAALRQRMRALRGAEEAAEFSAQKRLLQQAMAQSLDLSDTPERCDEHLNRLLVQVEELEARFADSDEFVLELTEQRTALSNAFETRKIELVEGRNRRAAALQEAAGRILRAVEHRVRQFATVSEIHGYFASDPMTHRVRELVEQLLGLRDTAKAEEIDGRLKALREEAVRQLRDRQELFAGGAEAMQLGRHRFLVNTQELDLTLVRRGEGMFAHLTGTGYFAAVDDPEIQALRDVWDQELVSETPQVYRAEYLAWGLFRELESGGRLDEALGWNEAQRIEAVQQFMAPRHDEGYVKGVHDPDAARYLEALVEVHSQAGLLRYSPASRALAAVWWEGERDSEAGRRWAARARSMAGLRRAFAADRDAEEGYAGELAGGMARFCEDTGLFPVTLAREAAGYLFRQLQEEGPFVVSGEADALFRSFGQHLQLHGYRSGLDRARQELAEDLGARYRAFRDWVAAHARESAPGSGGHVDEVAALLLRDTPVATGVVQVTLRRELGPMAGMHATVPEGRATFDYLDFTRRLTEHTGEAVPRFRRLQARKRAWIEREREALRLESFRPRVMGSFVRNRLIDSVYLPLIGDNLAKQIGVAGDAKRTDRSGLLLVVSPPGYGKTTLIEYLANRLGLVFMKINGPAIGHRVVTLDPAEASGSAAREELEKLNLALEMGDNVMLYLDDIQHLSPEFLQKFISLCDAQRKIEGVFRGRARTYDLRGRKVVVVMAGNPYTESGDRFEIPDMLANRADTYNLGDIVGAHAAAFHDSYLENAATSNPALGRIAARSRRDVLAVLALASGATRDGVDFEADHSPDELNDAIAVARRLFRIRDVVLRVNEEYIRSAAMQDMYRTEPAFRLQGSYRNMNRLAERVAAVMTEAEVEALLQEHYRNESQTLTRDAEANLLKLRELTGALTAAEAERWRAIGETFRRQLRFGSDADGDPVSRVVRQLAGFQDGIEGMRDAVRDGLARLPEALRPADPPPPPPPPPPPFVSVAPNMTFIVAPGSLPLVPAPAGATAPAEVPIPGAEAAPGARVSDGIREVRISQETLRRIWELIESQPTSGPPSGASGDEPGEPGEHTIQVPRGE, encoded by the coding sequence ATGGCGACCGAGCAAACGGCTGGGAGTGACGGGCAGGACGTTCTCGAGCGGGGGACGTATGAGATCCTGCGTCAGCGGCTGGAGGGGCAGGGGGCGGAGCTGCGCCGTCGGCTGGAGGGATTGAACGCCGCGCGGCAGGAGGTGTTCGGGTCGATCCCGACCACGCTGCTGGCGACCGAACGGCTGACCACGCGGAACAACTGTGTGCCGCGGGACATGTTTCCCATCGGGAACCGGCGGTTCCTGTTCGGGTACAACGTGCAATTCGGGCTGCGGACGGAGATCCAGCTCGAGGATGTGTTCGGATTGTACGAGCTGCGGGACCGGCAGTTCCACGAGTTGCCGCTGGACACGCTCCGGGTCGGGGAGTTCGAGGGGCAGTTCCGGGACCTCTACAAGTACTACAAGGAATCGGTGTTCAAGCGGTTCTCCCGGGTCGGGCCGCACCTGTTCATGGTGTTCCGGGTCGGGAAGAGCCTGTCGGACATCAAGACCTTCAAGTGGGTGTGCGCGGACGGCCGGCTCGAGTATCTGGGGAACCGGTCCGACCACGAGTACCGGTACCCGCCGCAGCACGAATTCGAGTGGCGCCGGACGCATCGGGAACTGCACCGGGCGGGGCTGCATCCGCACATCGCGATCGAGGACACGCTGTTCGTCGAGTGCGTGGGCGGCGATCTCACCATCAAGGTCGAGGACAACACGGCCTCGGGCGAGGGGATCTACTCGGAGCCCGTGGAGAACGCGGACCAGACCCTGGACGACGCGGAGTTCCACTATGCGCGGGTGGGGAGCCTGCTGCTGCTCAAGGTGCGTCCGTACCAGGAGCGGGCGTGGCGTCATTTCGTGTTCAACCGGAGGATGCAGGAGGTGCGGCGTATCGATGCCTTGGGGGATGCCTGCGTGCTGTTGCCGGACGATCAGGGGATCGTGTTCCCGGGCGGGTACTACCTGCAGAGCGGCGAGTCCAAGGGGTTCGAGACCGGGTTGAGCGACATGCATTTCGACCGGCGGATTGCGGCGCCCAACGGGGAGGATCACCTGTACGTGTTCCATCAGCGGGAGAGCGGGCGGTACCTGCTGATGTCGTACAACGCGATCGCCCAGCGCATCGAGTCGCCGACCGTCTGCCAGGGGTTCTCGACCTTCGAGAACGGGGAGATGGCCATTCTGCGCGCCGACCCCGCGCCGCAGAAGCATCACGTCGTGCAGATCTGGCAGACGCCCTACGCGGCGTCGGACTGGCAGCCGCCGGTGCGGGGCGACTCGTTCCTCCAGCGGATCGGGAACCCGGAACTGGTGAGGGCGCTGGCGGAGGGGCAGGAGCTGTTGACGCTGATCGGGCGCCGGGACACCTACGCCGATCTGTATCTCGACCTGGTGAAGCGGTCGGGCGACATGGCGGACGCCTACTTCTGGCTGGGGCGGGAGGACACCTTCGATCTGCGGTCGGTGGTCGGGGAGATCCGGGAGACGGCCTCGGCGGCGCTGGCCGAGTTCGAGAAGGTCGTCCGGATCCGGCGCGCGACTGCGGCGGAAGTTGCGCGGCTGGAACGGGAGTCCGGCGCGTTGTTCGAGCGGTTGGCCACCACGGCGGCGGCGCGGATCGAATACTTTGTCGAGGGGCTTGCCGGGCTGCGCGGGCTGCGCGGGGATTTGATTGCCGCCCGGGAACTGCGCTACGCCGACACCGGGCAGTTGGCGGCCCTCGAGGAACGGGTCACCACGCGGGCGGAGGAACTGGCGCGGGAGACCGTGGGGTTCCTGCTCGGGGAGGAGGCGTTGCGACCCTATGCCGAACGCATCGAGGCGTTGTCGGGGGCGGTGGAGCAGCTCGGGCGGGTGCGCGAGGCGAAGGAGACCGAGGCCGAGGTGCAGGGGATCGCCGGAGGGTTGGAGACGCTGCTCGAGGTGATGGGACAGTTGAAGATCGACGATGCGACCCAGGCGACGGCGATCGTCGATCGGATCTCGGGGCTGTATGCCGGATTGAACCGCGTGCGGGCGGCCTTGCGGCAGCGGATGCGCGCGTTGCGGGGGGCGGAGGAGGCGGCGGAATTCTCGGCGCAGAAGCGGCTGCTGCAGCAGGCGATGGCGCAGTCGCTGGACCTGAGCGACACGCCGGAGCGATGCGACGAGCACCTGAACCGGCTGCTGGTGCAGGTGGAGGAGCTGGAGGCGCGGTTCGCGGATTCGGACGAGTTCGTGCTCGAACTGACCGAGCAGCGGACGGCGTTGAGCAACGCCTTTGAGACCCGGAAGATCGAGCTGGTCGAGGGCCGGAACCGGCGGGCCGCCGCGTTGCAGGAGGCGGCCGGGCGCATTCTCCGGGCCGTCGAGCACCGGGTCCGGCAGTTCGCGACGGTGTCCGAGATCCACGGGTACTTTGCCTCGGACCCGATGACGCACCGGGTGCGGGAACTGGTGGAGCAGTTGCTGGGGTTGCGGGACACCGCGAAGGCGGAGGAGATCGACGGGCGGTTGAAGGCATTGCGGGAAGAGGCGGTGCGGCAGCTTCGGGACCGGCAGGAGCTGTTCGCGGGAGGGGCGGAGGCGATGCAACTCGGGCGGCACCGGTTCCTGGTGAACACGCAGGAGCTGGATCTCACGCTGGTGCGGCGGGGGGAGGGGATGTTCGCGCACCTCACGGGGACGGGATATTTCGCGGCCGTGGACGATCCGGAAATCCAGGCGCTGCGCGACGTCTGGGACCAGGAACTGGTGTCGGAGACGCCGCAAGTGTACCGGGCGGAGTACCTGGCCTGGGGACTGTTTCGGGAACTGGAATCAGGCGGGCGCCTTGACGAGGCGCTGGGATGGAACGAGGCGCAGCGGATCGAGGCGGTCCAGCAGTTCATGGCGCCGCGGCACGACGAGGGATATGTGAAGGGCGTGCACGATCCGGACGCGGCCCGGTATCTCGAAGCCCTGGTGGAGGTGCATTCGCAGGCGGGCCTGCTGCGGTACAGTCCGGCGTCACGGGCGCTGGCGGCGGTGTGGTGGGAGGGGGAACGGGACAGTGAGGCAGGGCGGCGCTGGGCGGCGCGGGCGCGTTCGATGGCGGGACTGCGCCGGGCCTTCGCGGCGGATCGCGACGCGGAGGAGGGATACGCCGGGGAGCTGGCGGGGGGGATGGCGCGGTTCTGCGAGGACACCGGATTGTTTCCGGTGACCCTGGCGCGGGAGGCGGCGGGGTACCTGTTCCGGCAGTTGCAGGAAGAGGGCCCTTTCGTGGTCAGCGGGGAGGCGGATGCGCTGTTCCGGTCGTTCGGCCAGCACCTGCAGTTGCATGGGTACCGCTCCGGTCTCGACCGGGCACGACAGGAACTGGCGGAGGATTTGGGGGCGCGGTACCGGGCGTTCCGGGACTGGGTGGCGGCTCATGCGCGGGAAAGCGCGCCGGGATCGGGCGGTCATGTGGATGAGGTGGCGGCGCTGCTGCTGCGGGACACCCCGGTGGCGACGGGGGTGGTGCAGGTGACCCTGCGGCGCGAGCTGGGTCCGATGGCGGGGATGCATGCGACCGTGCCGGAAGGGCGGGCGACCTTTGATTATCTGGATTTCACGCGGCGCCTGACGGAGCACACCGGGGAGGCGGTGCCGCGGTTCCGTCGGTTGCAGGCGCGGAAGAGGGCCTGGATCGAGCGGGAACGGGAGGCGCTCCGGCTGGAATCGTTCCGGCCGCGGGTGATGGGTTCGTTCGTGCGGAACCGGCTGATCGACTCGGTGTACCTGCCGCTCATCGGGGACAACCTGGCCAAGCAGATCGGCGTGGCCGGCGACGCCAAGCGCACCGACCGGAGCGGGCTGCTGCTGGTGGTGTCGCCGCCCGGGTACGGGAAGACGACGCTCATCGAGTATCTGGCCAACCGGCTCGGGCTGGTCTTCATGAAGATCAACGGGCCGGCCATCGGGCACCGGGTGGTCACGCTCGACCCTGCCGAGGCCTCGGGCTCGGCCGCCCGCGAGGAACTCGAGAAGCTGAACCTTGCGCTGGAGATGGGCGACAACGTGATGCTCTATCTCGACGACATCCAGCATCTCAGTCCCGAGTTCCTGCAGAAGTTCATCTCGCTCTGCGATGCCCAGCGCAAGATCGAGGGCGTCTTCCGGGGGCGGGCCCGCACCTACGATCTGCGCGGGCGGAAGGTCGTGGTGGTGATGGCCGGCAATCCCTATACCGAGAGCGGGGACCGGTTCGAGATTCCGGACATGCTGGCCAACCGGGCCGACACCTACAATCTGGGCGACATCGTGGGGGCGCACGCGGCGGCGTTCCACGACAGTTACCTCGAGAACGCGGCCACATCGAACCCGGCGCTCGGACGGATCGCCGCCCGGAGCCGCCGGGACGTGCTGGCAGTGCTGGCGCTGGCCTCGGGCGCGACCCGTGACGGGGTGGACTTCGAGGCGGACCATTCGCCGGACGAGTTGAACGACGCGATTGCCGTGGCGCGCCGCCTCTTCCGGATTCGGGACGTGGTCTTGCGGGTGAACGAGGAGTACATCCGTTCGGCGGCGATGCAGGACATGTACCGCACCGAGCCCGCGTTCCGGTTGCAGGGGTCGTACCGGAACATGAACCGCCTGGCCGAACGGGTGGCCGCGGTGATGACCGAGGCCGAGGTCGAAGCCCTCCTGCAGGAGCATTACCGCAACGAGTCGCAGACCCTCACCCGGGACGCGGAGGCGAATCTGCTCAAGCTGCGGGAACTGACCGGAGCGCTGACCGCCGCGGAGGCGGAGCGGTGGCGCGCCATTGGTGAGACCTTCCGGCGGCAATTGCGGTTCGGGTCCGATGCGGACGGCGACCCGGTGAGCCGGGTGGTGCGGCAGTTGGCGGGGTTTCAGGACGGGATCGAGGGGATGCGGGACGCGGTGCGGGACGGACTGGCCCGGCTGCCTGAGGCGCTTCGCCCGGCGGACCCGCCTCCCCCACCGCCCCCACCCCCTCCTCCTTTCGTGTCCGTGGCGCCCAACATGACCTTCATTGTGGCACCGGGGTCGCTGCCGTTGGTGCCCGCTCCGGCAGGCGCGACGGCACCCGCGGAGGTTCCGATCCCTGGTGCCGAGGCGGCGCCCGGGGCCCGGGTGTCCGATGGCATCCGCGAAGTGCGGATCAGCCAGGAGACCCTGCGACGGATTTGGGAGTTGATCGAAAGCCAGCCGACGTCCGGACCTCCTTCCGGTGCTTCCGGGGACGAGCCTGGCGAACCCGGCGAGCACACCATCCAGGTGCCGCGCGGGGAGTGA